A single window of Penaeus vannamei isolate JL-2024 chromosome 24, ASM4276789v1, whole genome shotgun sequence DNA harbors:
- the LOC138866122 gene encoding uncharacterized protein, with amino-acid sequence MSPKYGKNTLDLYRKIERNSFRSKKVEKDLKFLEICKCYGTTPDFIKFRVYCPTFQTTRTYRSWCFDLLDWEIDKQKKKIPTIKKKLEDDTTLLTSCISYFDSKCLLSLNERNMEKKLCKVDFRHNKKLTKLGIDLNKKVDKNKVIFNFSDRILSDEQKEVLSLGFEYCIPPSTIPHNQFFLCFEKLCHTIKNCEIYKDRWNHITNSISTVAHDTYKKFKCHVKSIHTPYPSLTPLIALRDDNNIVITKPDKGRGVVILNRDDYFSKLNTILSDSSKFKPIMSDTATHLLKLEDKLNRLLRSIRTSIGEMTYNLLTISGSKPGRLYGLPKIHKIGQPLRPIISAIDPRKWISTTVYGPETHISDTSSTTSLSWRNASSYLSFKTFM; translated from the exons atgagtccc AAATACGGCAAGAATACTCTGGACCTCTACAGGAAAATTGAAAGGAATTCTTTCCGCtccaagaaagtagaaaaagactTAAAATTCCTAGAGATCTGTAAATGTTACGGAACCACACCAGACTTTATTAAATTTAGAGTGTATTGTCCCACATTCCAAACTACCAGGACATATCGTTCTTGGTGCTTCGATCTTTTGGACtgggaaatagataaacaaaagaaaaagatccctaccatcaaaaagaaactggaggatgacaccactctcctcacttcctgtATTTCCTATTTCGATTCCAAATGTTTATTATCCCTCAATGAacgaaatatggaaaagaaattatGTAAGGTTGATTTCagacacaataagaaattaaCTAAGCTAGGAATTGACCTAAACAAAAAAGTGGACAAGAATAAGGTTATTTTCAACTTTTCTGATCGGATATTATCAGATGAACAAAAAGAAGTCCTTTCTTTAGGTTTCGAGTATTGTATACCACCCAGTACCATTCCCCATAAccagttctttctttgttttgaaaaACTATGTCACACCATCAAAAACTGTGAGATTTACAAAGATAGATGGAATCATATCACCAACAGCATTTCTACTGTGGCACACGATACTTACAAGAAATTCAAATGTCATGTCAAGAGTATTCAtactccatatccctcccttacacccctaaTAGCTCtaagagatgataacaatattgttatcacaaaGCCAGATAAGGGACGTGGAGTTGTTATCCTAAACAGAGATGACTATTTTAGTAAACTAAACACGATACTTAGTGATTCCTCCAAATTTAAACCAATCATGTCTGACACTGCCACTCATCTACTGAAATTAGAAGATAAACTAAACAGACTCTTACGCTCGATAAGAACATCTATCGGAGAAATGACTTATAATCTCCTGACTATATCTGGCTCAAAACCTGGTCGCttatatggccttcctaaaattcataaaattggtcagcctttacgccccatcatctctgccattg ATCCTAGAAAGTGGATCTCCACTACAGTCTACGGACCTGAAACCCACATTTCAGATACTTCCTCAACGACTAGCCTTTCTTGGCGAAATGCTTCATCCTACTTGTCATTTAAAACGTTTATGTAA